TACCTGGATCTGCCCTTGGCATTCCGGGTAGCCGGGTTCAGGCCCAGTGTTTCCCCTTTTCAGAAGTAGCAGGGTGATGTGGTTCTTTTCTGCCTGTGTATTTTTCAACGTGTTTCTGCTTTGGCCTTTGCAGAGCTTTCTACCTGTCTCTCTTCAAACACATGATCTTCCTGGAGAAGAGAGGCTGTCCCCGTACAGCCCTGGAGTTCTGCAAACTTATCCTGAGGTAAAGAGCAGTGCTGGGCCCTTCTAATTTGGGCTCCCTTCGGGGGAGTGTGTGCAGAATCCGTACAGCATCCCGGTTGGGCTGGCACTGAGATTTCTGGTTGCCCATAGAGTGCAGGCTCTGAACACCACACGGGCCTTGTCTGCACCAGGCTTGGcaaaatttcccaccattgcaAGTCCAACATTGCCCAAAGGCCCtggtgtagatgtagcctgagCGGTTCCTTGGGGGCAGGTATTGGGCAGAAAGGAATTTCTCCTGCCtcactgctctgctgctgcttttgacaagttggagggATGCTGGGTAGCCCAGGCATGGCCATGGAGTTCAGCGCAGGCCTTGGCTGACGTTCCGCCCGGTGGTCTGGCTGATCAGATCAAGGTAGAGCCTTGCACACCAGGACCTGTCTTCCCAGTGGGCTACACCTGTAATGATGAGTCTGACTACAGTCTGCTCTGACTGCGTGCTCCGCCTCCTGGCCGTTAGCAGTGGGGTTCCACGGTGGTGCGCATCACCCCTATGCTGTGCGCTGGGCGTTGCAAGGTCCGGGAACCAGAGATCAGTGTTGGGTCTGACAGCAGActctgctggctgcctgggcTGTCTCCGGGCTCTGTGGGACAATCGGCACACTTGGCTATTCCATAGCTTCTGATGCCAGAAGGGACCTGTGTGATTGTTTAGGGCAGCTGACCTGCATAACAGGGCATAGAATTTCCCTGAATTACTTCCTGCTTCAGGTGCAATAGCTGGGATTGAACtagttcagtgtttctcaacctttttgataccagggaccagcttgctgccttcctaaagtgtcagggagatctcaggacTGGGGCTGGTCCACAGACCgattgttgagaaacactgagctaGAGCAGAACAGTTTACACCTCACCTTCAGCATTGACAGGAAAATTGTGCTCTGTACCTGTACTTTTCTCTGCAGACGGCTTGGACTCTCTTTTGGGCAGGctcctgctctgtccccctctaggcCCATAGACTTGTTCTGTATCTGCCTGGTCCTGTGCTTCCTAGCCCTGGCTAGACGCTGCCTTGTCTGAGTGGCCTTATTGTCCTGCCACATGGCAGTGATTGTGCTTCCCTCATCGGTGCCATCCCATGAACTGTGACCAGtttgtggggctggcaggctgagTCTTAAGCCAGCAGTCCGGTCTGATTTTGAGTGAGTAACTCTATCATGAGCTTTTGTAATGCTGCTCCTCTGGttcatcccctccccctctcctagCCTTGATCCGGAGAATGACCCGCTGTGTGTGCTGCTGCTTATTGATTTGCTGTCGCTCCGAGCTAGAGAATACGCCTTCCTGACACGCATGTTCCAAGAGTGGGAGGTGAGTTGGCAGCCGGCTCCCCTGGCAGGAGGTGAGCGGGAACTGGACAAGAGCAGATTCCTGGGGCTCCACACCCTTCAGTGACCTGTCTCTGCGAGTGCTGGGCTGAGAAGGGAGGGCAGCTGCACCATAGGGGACGAGGGCCAGGCCGCTTGTACCAGAACTGCAGACACTGACTGGAATGTACCCTAAGATACCAGACTTGGCTCTCTTGAACCAGGGGTTTCGAGTGCTGTATAAGCAATAGTGTGAGTTTGGTATCACTTTGTCCATTGTACAGATGTgcacactgaggcacagaatgggaAGTAATTCTCCAGAGGTCGTGCAATGAGAGGTGGTACCCCCAGGAGTGTAACCGAGCAGTCTTGAGACTAGCACCAATGTTACCATTGCCTGGGAAATCTTTCTTTCATCTGCAGGGTCACCGAAACTTGTCCCAGCTCCCAAACTTTGCCTTCTCGGTTCCGCTGGCGTATTTCCTTCTGAGCCAGCAGGAAGAGCTCTCGGAAGTGGAGCTAAGCCAGGCACGGGAGAGAGCTGCCCACCTTCTCCAGCATGCGCTGATCATGTTCCCGAGCGGTAAGTGTGGTGGCAAACAGCCCCAGAATGTCTGGTTGAGGATTTATGCACACAAACAACGGCCAAACTCTCAGTGACTGAAGACAGACGTATTATTCCTGTAATGGAGCagatggccctgccccttctcagtACAGAGACGTGGCTCTCAGGCACTAGGTCCCACGATGCAGTGCAGCACAGTCCCTCAGGTCAAGGTGGAGTGTTCCATGTTCGGTCTTTAGTCTGTGCAAGTGTTGATTCCCAGCTGATGGTGAACGTGGCCTTATGCCCCATGCATCAGATGGCAGTGGGGCTATAGAAAAGACTGTAGAACTTTATGGGCAATATTTGGTGCCCTCAGCCTTCAGTATGTTAGAAAGGGATCAGTAACTGTCTgtgtcttctccctccctctgctaTTCCCCTCCTAGCTTGCACCACATTCGGTGCCTCTCCCCCATGTATAAATATACACATCACATGTGCACAGGTTGGGGGCAGGAGCACGGATTCTGTGTCATCACAGGAAGATGCTTTGATCCAGATTTACTGTCTGTTCCCTCCGAGGCACCGTTACACTTTAGATGATCTGTTTGTGGCTCCTATCACATCcactttcatccatccatccactttCTTCTGTTCCAGAGAGGAGCCATGTAGCGCCTCTGGGCCAGGAGGGGACATAGATTGCCAGAACTGATTTGCCTTTGCAGGCAGGAATATGCATCTCTCCGTGAACAAAGGGGTTCAGTTTGTGTTGACTCTTGACATAACCCATCCTTTCTGCTGCTGGTCATGAGGACGAAAATAAAACCTGTATTCAAGTTCAAAGGCCGGCAGTGTTAATGTCACGACATTGTACCTTATTCCTTTTGGCATTTCATTAAATGCTTATGCAAAGCTCTggacagtgatttaaaaaaacacaacttgAAACATTTTGTGTAGCAGATGTAGCATCACGTAGATGTAGCTATGTGAACAAAGGTCCAGTTTCTGCTGTCTGCTAAATATAATAAAATGTGCAACAGAGTCTTCAGCCATAAATTTGGACGTTGTCCTCTTCCTATGTGTCTGGTgcttgaggccttgtctacacttaccaggggatgAACTCCTGGTGATCGATGCATCAGTGGTCGATTTAGTggatctagtgaagacctgctaaatcgaccgcagatcgCTCTGCCGtggactccggtactccactggaatgagGAGCGCAAGGGGAGTCAACAGGAGACGCTCTTTCGTCGACATCGCGTAGCGTGGACCCCGCTGTGAgcagatctaagtatgtcgacttgagttacgctactaacgtaactcaaattgcatagcttagatcggCTTTCCCCTGTAGAGCAGACATGGCCTGATTCTAGAAAAGCACCTGCTCTCCCCAGCTGGCCTTTGTCCCAGTTCTAGGAGCTCTTTGCAGCCGCTGGCACTGGGGACCTGGTAGGTCTGGCAGTCCCTGTCTGTGGTGTGCTGAAGGTGGACGCTGATTTTCTCTTGCAGTTCTTATGCCGTTGCTGGATCGCTGTAGCGTGCAGCCAGACTCCAGGGTTGCTTCACATTCTGTTTTTGGACTCCAAGCTCAGATAAGGTAAGAACTGCCCAAGCTTTTCAACGGAAGGAATCAAAGCTTCGCCTTGCACTGCTGGCGGGTTTCTCAGCTCGTTCTGCAGTCTGCATTTCCAGGAACTGAGGAGAGGAGTAACTGCTTGtcccagcagggagtgggagagggggctGTTTGCTCATGGGAGGCACTTGGGTAGCAGGCTGATGGGGACCCATAGGAGAACCCAGATAGATAATGCCCAGTAAAAACCCCCAGCTTAATATAGGTAGGCCATAGGTTCATCTTGGGCCTTGCAAGTGTCTGTGCCTACTGCAGCAGACACTCGTGTGTGCATGTGACCTGGGCAGGCTGTCTCCTCCGGGTGCTTGTCTGGCTCTGGGACTTCTGTGCCCTGTGGTCATCTCACTGCCTGGATCTCAGGGAAAGGTGGGGCGCTTTCTCATCCTCCCCCTGTCGGGGCTGTTTTGGGAACAGCACTCCGTCGTTCGAGACACAGTAAGCTGGTGGAGGCTGGTGCAAATAGGAAACACAGGAGATTGCAGCTCATTGTTCAGTGTGAGAATCTGAGACAGGCCTCCGGGTGGGCTGGGGTGAGCAGTGCCTGCTGTGTTATAACACTCTGTGTCCCACAGCCAGCCTCCTGCCTTGAACCAGCTGGTCTCCCTGTACGTAGGAAGGACTCACGCCCTGTGGAAGGACCCTGCCGTCATGGCCTGGCTGGAAACCAACGTTCACGAAGTATTACGGAGGGTGGACACGAGTGATCCAGCGGTGGAGGAGTTTGCGCAGAAGTGAGTACGGTTGGCTGAGGCCGACCGCTCTTCCGCACCAGATACCCTAGAACCTTAGACCTTCAAGATGGAGGCATTGAAACACTCTGATGAGGCGGGGTCTAGATTTAGATCAAAGAGCCTTGTTGGTCTTGGACCCTGTCCCAGGCCCAGAATGCTGCGTGCAGTCTGGCATGTAGAACTTCACTGCGCAAGCAGGCTAGATCTGACCACGCCAGTGATAAGGTGCTGGAGGTGCTGTTCCCTGTGCCCCTTGGAACTTGCCTCTTAGCtgtggaggagttctgtgccaaACTGCCGATAGCACCTTGGTGTCCCAGCCTTTGAGCCCTGAGCTGCACTGAGGTTTCGAACTTCCTTCAGCTTGTCCTTTAGAGTGTGTAAAGGCTGGGTCCTGTCCCCTCGGGGTGGACTGGGGGGAACCCCCAAAAGTAGCCAGGACCAGCAGTATCTGAACGGCCAAGTACTAGACCAGAgatggccaaactgtggctcacaaATCACAggtggctcttttaccattaaagtgcagCTCACCGAGCCCTCCCAACCCCTTTATTCTCCACCTACTGGTTGTGGgaagctcaggacctctgccttgcagcaagGTGGTGCGGTAGGGGCTTTTGCCCAGTGGGGCGCACCTGCCAAGGCTCGGGGCAGCAGGTGTGCcctggctctcgaacttctgaagattgtcatatgtagctcagagggccagtaagtttggccacccctgcactagacagTGTGCTTTTGTTCTAATATGATTGTCTCTGGATAGCAGACAACAACTCCCAGCTGCTCCTGAGACCTAGCTTAGCTGGGCAAGGGCCGCCTGAGTCTGGGCAGCCAAGGAGGCTGCCAGTCTGGGTTCAGACATGtcctcctccacctcttcccctttcACTGACCCCAGCACCCATGCCTTGGTCTCATGGCTTCTCTCTCCCTCGCAGTTGCAATTCCTGCTTTCCTGCAGCAGTTTCAGGCTAGATTGTGCCTTGTTTGCAGAATGAGTGGGACTTACCTTGTCCCTCATCTTTCTCGACAGTGAGACTGAGCTACTGGCGTTGATGAGCCCAGTGCTGTCAGGCTACTCTTGTACCGTGTATGCAGTGCACGAGTGAGCTACCCAGCGTCATTACAAATTACAGCATGCATGCCACCAAATAGCTCATTTCTCTGTCCCATCGgggttccctgggctgcttcccagcGGTCACATACCACTACGGGTTAAAGCACCTTACCAAAGAGGAAATCTTCCCGCCTCCAGTTAGGATAGCACGTGTTACGGAGCCATAAACCCTTGGAGCTGTATAGACGTTTGTCTAGACCCCAGTGTCCCTGCATTGGCCTGTAGGCAACTGTGTGGCGTCGCTGATGGCTGTACATCTTGTTGGACAAACAAAGGCTGCATTGGACTGGTGTTACTAAACGTGTTGATTACAGTGGTGCCTATGGCCAACTAAGAAAGGGGCCCCATTGTCCAAGATGCTAGACAAACACTGGAGCAACCAGTCCCTGCTCAGACAGACTGGGGGGTGGAAAGGGGTATGTGCAGGCAGAGTGAGCAGTCGATGGCCTCTAGGATCCCCGATTTTTGTGGGGTTACTTAGAGGGGTCAACTGAAGGGAAAGAGAAGTGAAGGTAGAGGGGAACACcgcctgggtcctagtgccctcCAGGGttagcaggggtggggcctcctCTGCTGTTCTGGGTCTGGGGGAGGGATGGCCCCATTTTATGCTCTTGCCAAGTAGCTTCTGCAGGTGCTCCCGCTGGTGGGAGAAGCTTTGGTGCCAGGAAGGTGAAGTCTTAGTGAGATAGGGGCCAGCGTGGAGGTGAGCTGAGagtcaagggttctcaaacttcattgcaccgtgacaacaaaaattactgtatGACCCCAGGACGgggagccaaagcctgagccagcCCAAGCCCTGATGCCCCTGTTGGGGGActaaagcccaagccccaccactctGGGCAGGgtggccaaagcccaagggcttcagccccaagctgGGGGCCTGtgacctgagccccactgcccagggctgaagtccttgggctttggccccgagcctcagcaagtctaagccagccctggcgaccccattaaaatggggtcccaacccacagtttgagaatcgctaTATCTGTGGCTCAGTAGAAGGTCCCATTCTTTGCTTTCCTTGCTCTGACTCTCACCTGGCTGTCACCAGGGCCTTGGAATGAACCTGAGAAGCAGATAGATTTCCTGCTAACAAAGACTGTGTGTGTAGGCCGCTCCCTCCTTGGCAGAGAGTGACCAGGCCAGCTGGGGGGAGCTCTCACCTTGTCACACTGCTGAGGGCAGGGATGTGCTCATCATAGGCTGACTTGTGAGGCAGAGACGGGCAAGGTGTGGGTAGGGTGAGCACTTTGAAGTAGGGATTGGAATGcagcggggggtgaggggtgggactGTTGGGGCATCTCAGCAGCGTTCCTTTGAGGCCGCTTGGCTCTCTTGGTCTGGTGGGCTTGCTGGAGAGCACCACCCAGGTGGTATCTGAGCGTATGGCCGCTCTCACCGGGACCGGTGCAGCCACTGAATGCCAGGCGAGGGAGGGTCTGATGAGCACGGCACATCCCGTAGGAGGCTGGGATGAAGCTGATGCTGCCACCAGGGAATGCAAACCCTGTCAGTGCCGTAGTGCATTGTGGTGTGCGTCAGTGACGCCCTTCCCTGTCCGCCCTTAGGCGCAAGGTGCGGTACCAGAGCGCCCCCAGAAACATCTCTCGCCATGTGATTCTCTCGGAGCTGAAAGAAGCCACGGCAGCACTGCCCCTGGTGAGTAAAAATGGGGCATTGTGTCCTCAGTGTCACGCGTGCGTCATGGCCCCCCAGGGGCTCCCTTTGTGCCCCCCGGCCATGTCAAACCAAGCCCAGTGGGGCTCTTCAATGGAGACATTGGTCTCCTATACGTCTCTGCCTGTCCCATTGCTCCAGAGCAGGCTTCGCTCtctgtggagcacccacagagaaccCCTCCTCCGGTAGCTGGGCGTTCTGGGCCAGGCCAAGTGCTGCAGCAGGCAAGGGGGAAGCCAAGCCAAAAATAGGTCCCAGGCTTAATAGTGTCACAAAGAAATAGCCTCGGCCCATTGCACCAAGGCATTGCCGTGTGTATTCCCTGAGCGCCTCGCCCCAGGGGTGGGCATAGGGGTGTGCTGCAAGTGTTTGATTGTGGAGGTACCCAGACTTGTCCTGCTATGCTAGGGCAACTGGGGCCATGACACGGCTGCTGTGATTGTCTTAATGCTACATGGGACTATGTGCCCGGGAGGACTTATTGTCCTAGGTCAGTTGTGTGCCTTCTCTGCCCATGCCGGGTGGCATGGTTGCTCCATTAGACAGGAGGCATGAGAAGTTAGCAGTGTTTTGACAGGGGTCTGATTTTTGTCCCTCGTTTTGAAGGAAGTGACATCCCAGCCCGTAATGGGGTTTGACCCCCTGCCTCCCTTGGACTCCATCACTTCCTATACAAGACCAGAAAGGTATTTCTCCACTTCGGATTCATGTCTTTCTGCATAGCTCAGCTGTTTGCTTTAATAAGTGCCCAGGCACACTACGGCGTGGACGCTAATGAAATCGTGGCTTGGAGTAAAATCTTCCTCCATCTGAGAACAGTAGAACCATTAGTTTTACTTACAGCGCTCAATGAGGGGTATGAACCATACAGACAGGGGTTGTGTCCTGCCACTTTTGTGGGGTGGTAGCTGTCTGTGGGTCACCATCTGAGACAGTCCGCAGAGGCCACTCAGTATTAGCACTGCTTCAAAATGTCACTTCGCATCAATCtctctgaatgaggcagggatccctCCAGGTGGGGTTTGGGATAGACGCCATGAGGGCAGGCTGTTTTGTATCGAAGCTGCTCTGTTGAGTGTCATGCACATTGCAAAGGTGTGCAGAAATCTGAGCACAGCCTGCATCCCTGTGGAAGTGCTCCTGCCTCAAGTAGAGACTCACTAAACTGGGGGTGGTAGAATCCAAAGAAAAGTGAATCTCAGCATTTTGTTTCAGGTAATCCTACCCCAACCTGGCACCGGGCTTATGCAAAGCTATGCATTGCTAGAGAACAAAGTGAGATTGTACAGGAGCTGGGGGTCTTCGTGCAAAGCTGGGATGAGTGTGGGAGAGTCAAATACAAATGTCCTTTGTTTCACTGAATGGGATTGTTTGGGTTTTTCTCTTCCAGGACAAATCATCCATCCAACGAAAGCACTTTATCTCTCTTTTTTCGATCATTGTTGCCAAATTTTAGCTTACAGGTATGTTAAATGAACCTATAGCACATGTGTACTAGCATGTGTGTGGAATTCCGCACCGAACCTTCCTACACAGCGTAGTATTGTGCATGCAAGCAACCCATTGCACCGTTAGCTGGAGGCTACGTGTGTAACTACCACTGTTAAACACACACTTACAAAATGTCATTCAGTCTTCGTTCTCAAATACGAACACGGGGAGGATTTTGACCTGGGAAGGGGCCTGTCTTCCTCAGTTGCAAAAAGCCTTTTCATCCAGTGTATCCTGGAACATCTACATTTAATGTCTTGTGTCAGTCAATGAAATCCGAAGGCAGCAGTTCGGGTTCTCGCCCTTTGTAAGGTCTGTTTGCATGCAGAACGTGTGTGGGAATCTTCCTTTCCTTCAGTGTGTTCGAGCGTTCTCATCCCTGCAGCTGGTGAAGGGAGTATTCTGAAGAGCATAAGTTAAAGACAGGCTGCTTCCATTCTCCAGGAGAGCTGGGAGGTCAAATCACGAGTGAGGAAGTACCACCGCAGCAGTCATGTTAGCAGTGTAACTACCCTCTAATCCGAGAAACAAGGAGGCCGAGTCACGGTTCATGTTGAAATTTTGACTGCAAGCTGCACTAATTCTGTAGAATTGGTTGGGTTTTTGAAGCAGAATTCAGAACTGCGCAGCTTCTAGATCTCACCGCTGTGCTGGCGGAGCTTGTGAATAGCTGTAACTAGCTTCTTGCGTAAGGACGCTGCATCCTGATTTTAGTGCTGAGCTTGTGACAAAACGTAACTGCCCGCTCGCTCCTATGTTTTCCAATGCTTTTTAGATTAAAAACCAGCAGAGACCAGTCTTGGTGGTAACTATTCATAGGCCAGGCTGGGTGTTTGAGATCCACCGTATCAATTAGCCCCCCATAGTTGGGGGAAGACAACAGCTCCCTTTCTGAAGCTGaactgtgctttttttttaaccaccatGTAATTAAACCAGCTGAAGGAATTCTGCACCATGGTTTGAAGTGAGTTTATAATAACTGAGTGTGGAAGTGAGTTTATAATAACTGTTTTTGCTCCCTTAACTGTAGCAGTTGCTGTAATACCTTGTGACTTCACAGCACGTCCTCAGTGCTTCACAACCATTAGAGAGCAAACTTCACAACAGTTGTCCTCCCTCTTGCTCAGATGAGGCGCAGAAAGGGGACATGACTGTCCTTCAGAAATAGAAATCACATCTCCTGACTCTCAGGCTTGTGCTTTGACCGTGCTTGCTTTCCCTAAGTGGTCTAAAATTCTGACAGTCTCTTCCTCAAAAGCTGCTCAGGGGGCAAGTGCTTTGAGGCAGAACTGAAATGACTGACTCATAGTGCAAGTCATTCATTGATCTTATACCCCAGGGCAGCCTGAAATCTGAATGCCCTGATTCTTGTGGGTTTAAAGGCCAAGCCATTTTGAGCAGTTCAGCGCTGGGGGCTCTCGATCTCCCTGTTCTCACTACGTGCCTTGCGCTGTGTTGCAgggggaggtcagacaagatggagatgaagaggctggagctgggcaggATCTAAACCAGGGTGTGAACAGGCTAATGGCAGCCATGCGGGACATGCTGGCGAATATCCAGTTCCAGGAGCCTCCGCGAGACGAAAATCCCGACGGAGATGCGGACTGGGATTGAAACCAGACCAAGCCCTTTACCCACACAGTGCTATGTAATTATGTTCCTGATTTGTGGTGCAATGTAATAAAGTCACACAGAGCAGAGAGGCCGGGTCCTTGACGTTCCCTGCTGCTTTGTCCATGGGAAATGGGCCCAGTTTTTTTCTGGATTTAAAAAGCCCTTTTTAGTCTCTCCATAACTTCCAGCCTGCTGGAGCTGGAGTCCTCTCAGGACACTGCTTTGGAGGGGCGAACCCCGAGTCCAAACTGCTgctgtcccctccctcctgcccgccTTCCATGCCACACACAGGCCTTAATGGGTAAGATTCCCCTTGACCCTCGATTGCTACCGCCCTCTTCCACAGCTGGCAAGTGGTCCAGGGTGACGACTGGCCCCACGCTacctcttctctgcccccaccgCGGGCATTGTGTGAGGAGGAGCCGGCTGCACCGCGCTGCTCTAGGCTAGTGCGTCGGCAGGGCCAAGAGTCGCTCCCTCTGCAGCCAGAGGTGTCAGCATGGGTGCAGCTGGGGAGCCAGCTCACAAAGCTCGATCTTGCAGAGCAGGGCCTCGTGGCGTTGATGGGAGCCACTCCAGCTCCTTCGCCCGTCTGGGGACAGCCCCGTGGCACAGGCTGGCCATCGTGCTGCTTTCCCAGAAGCAGAAGCCATGGTGGCTGTGCGTGCTGCCTGCCTCAATTCACATGGCTTGGGAGGAAGGGGGCCTGCTTTTCATCCTGTCCTTTAGCTCCTGTGCATGACGTTAAAGTGGGTCAGGGCACAGCACTGTGGAATGGAGTGCAGGGAGGAAGCGTAGACTGCCCCTGAGGGGAGAGATGCAGGATGCCCAGTCGTGGCCATCTGACCCTGGGGGTATGGAAAAGACGCCTTCCCTGTCCCCCTGCTCTGCTTTCATCTTGGTGCCGCTTCGCGCGTAATGCCTTGGGGAGTGCAGAGCAAGCTGGGGCACGGACGACATCCAGCTAATCAGACTCATGTGAGCAGCCACTGGCCATTGGGTCGGGCAGAGGGAATTAAAATTCCGCTGTAACAAAGTTAGATCTGAGGCATTTTAACTCCTGTCCTGCCGGGAGCCACGCAAAGGGTCTGGTCCTTAGACAAGTGCTGGGGCTTAGCCTCCACCCGGACTGCAGCGGCTCTGCATTTGCCTGCACTCACAGCTCCTCCACCTGCTCACCCCTGCGTGTCTCCCTGGGGGCAGCGGAACAAGCGGCCCTTAGAGGAAGGGTTATACTCAGAGATGGAGTCCTAAGGAACAGCCCAGGCCCATGGCTTCACTCCTGCCAGGCAGCTGTGTAACCTGGAGTTTTAAACCTTCCCACTTCGCATTAAATCATTAAAGCTAAGGAGGCAATGAACCAAATTTCGTTCTCTGCTGTGCACCTCTCGGTCAGTTCCAGGCACTTTGATTTAGTCGAGGGCCTGGATGGCCCTTTGAATTACAGAACCAACCTCTATTTGAgagaatttcagagtagcagccgtgttagtctgtatccgcaaaaagaaaaggaggacttgtggcaccttagagactaaccaatttatttgagcataagctttcgtgagctacagctcacttcatcggatgcatgcagtggaaaatacagtgaggagatttatatacacagagaatatgaaacaatggctgttaccatataccctgtaacaagagtgatcaggtaaggtgagctattaccagcaggagggggggaagggggggaaaccttttgtagtgataatcaaggtggaccatttccagctgttgacaagaacctgtgaggaacagtgggggggcagggaataaacctggggaaatagttatactttgtgtaatgacccatccactcccagtctctattcaagcctaagttaattgtatccagtttgcaaattaattccaattcagcagtctctccttggagtctgtttttgaagtttttttgttgaagaattgccacttttaggtctgtaatcacgtgatcagagagattgaagtgttctccggctggtttttgaatgttataattcttgacgtctgatttgtgtccatttgttcttttacgtagagactatccagtttggccaatgtgcatggcagagggaaGTGATCAGTTGGGCAAACAGGCGTCCCATGACCATTTACACAGGTCCCTGTGTTATACTCGCGGTCCAAGACGGAATGGTGTATCGATGGGCTGGTAGGCACCAGAATGAAGTGCAGCTTCAGGAGGCTGTCCCACCAAAGGCACCACTATGGTCCTAAGACCTCCCTCAAGGCAGCCTTTTATAGCCATCCTAATATGAACTAAGCTTGAACTGACCTATTCCCATCTCTTCGTTGGCTCTTTACGTTCTGTGCTATTTAAATACAGCCATTCCAGTGTCCTTCCCCTGCTACTGACACAGAGCATCTTAGTCAAACTTCCCAAATTCTCTCTCTGACATTGAAAACCCTGCTGGAACCAGTTATAACCTGTTCCTGGCCTTGCTAACTTCAATTCCCATCTTATCTCGAACTCTAGCTCACACTAACAAACTCCATTTCCCATACTCCTCTGGGCTTGGCCTAGCCAAATGCCTCTTACAGGCTCCAGGGGATGTGGCATGGTTTCCTCAGGGCTGGAGGTGAGGCAGGGCTCGCACTGTGCTGCTCAGCTCAACAGGCTCTGCTGGTGTGGTGGCCCATAATTGCCCTACTTAGAGAAGGAAAAGGCCCATTATTCCCACCTCCGGGGGTTGGGGGatcccctgcctgcacacacttGGGTTTGGCCCCATTTCCTGATTCCTTTCCAGGGGGCCCCTGCTTGCCTCCAGCAGAGCGCCCATGCTGGGAAGTGTTCACTGTGGCAACATGTAGCACTGCAAGGCAGAGCAGCAGGTCTTGTTCTGACAAGTGGCTCTTGCAGGGAGCCCAAAGATGTGCGCTGCCTCCTCCGTGTCTCGCAGCAGACGCTGTAGCTGCAGACGGTCGTTCCGTTCAGTAGCAGACTGAGGCCATTTATAGCCATGCTCTCAAAAGCCCCATTGAGAAAGCTGAGGATATTATTGCGGCGTATCACTGTGCTGGCTAGAGTCAAGAAAGCTGCTGCCAGCGGGAGGGGAATGTGCTTCTCCCTTAGCTTCAGTTCTTTCTCCATTTCCCTGCCTCTCCCTGGCTCACCCTAGGTTCTGTTCCtcatcatagaagatcagggttggaagggacctcaggaggccatctagtccaaccccctgctcaaagcaggacctaatccccaactaaatcatcccagccagggctttgtcaagcctgaccttaaaa
The genomic region above belongs to Eretmochelys imbricata isolate rEreImb1 chromosome 12, rEreImb1.hap1, whole genome shotgun sequence and contains:
- the TCF25 gene encoding ribosome quality control complex subunit TCF25 isoform X2, whose translation is MDGQTGSKETALITNEELEDDPGSKEERAESRLNEQDGTGNNEEAETGEPESDGQRAGEETQQDQTVTKLQPVSTNKPRKKKKKRKNKRTAAGETPEDDDLEDIDSILEKMEDSSGLSYDTKSGVIADSRPLLYVEHRNLNPETELKRYFGARAVLGDQRPRQRQRQYVRSTWLTAPKDTWPRYSKTGIAMRLLETRRGVQHFTFEHHREYQQVQFKFLDAVESLDPNNIVLLLQMNPYHVDSLLQLSEVCRMQEDQEMARDLVERALYSLECAFHPVFSLTSGTCRLDYRRPENRAFYLSLFKHMIFLEKRGCPRTALEFCKLILSLDPENDPLCVLLLIDLLSLRAREYAFLTRMFQEWEGHRNLSQLPNFAFSVPLAYFLLSQQEELSEVELSQARERAAHLLQHALIMFPSVLMPLLDRCSVQPDSRVASHSVFGLQAQISQPPALNQLVSLYVGRTHALWKDPAVMAWLETNVHEVLRRVDTSDPAVEEFAQKRKVRYQSAPRNISRHVILSELKEATAALPLEVTSQPVMGFDPLPPLDSITSYTRPERTNHPSNESTLSLFFRSLLPNFSLQGEVRQDGDEEAGAGQDLNQGVNRLMAAMRDMLANIQFQEPPRDENPDGDADWD
- the TCF25 gene encoding ribosome quality control complex subunit TCF25 isoform X1, encoding MSRRALRRLRGEQRGQEPLEPGGLRLGPEGAGEEPSRGRRGPERGGVSNLYELITNEELEDDPGSKEERAESRLNEQDGTGNNEEAETGEPESDGQRAGEETQQDQTVTKLQPVSTNKPRKKKKKRKNKRTAAGETPEDDDLEDIDSILEKMEDSSGLSYDTKSGVIADSRPLLYVEHRNLNPETELKRYFGARAVLGDQRPRQRQRQYVRSTWLTAPKDTWPRYSKTGIAMRLLETRRGVQHFTFEHHREYQQVQFKFLDAVESLDPNNIVLLLQMNPYHVDSLLQLSEVCRMQEDQEMARDLVERALYSLECAFHPVFSLTSGTCRLDYRRPENRAFYLSLFKHMIFLEKRGCPRTALEFCKLILSLDPENDPLCVLLLIDLLSLRAREYAFLTRMFQEWEGHRNLSQLPNFAFSVPLAYFLLSQQEELSEVELSQARERAAHLLQHALIMFPSVLMPLLDRCSVQPDSRVASHSVFGLQAQISQPPALNQLVSLYVGRTHALWKDPAVMAWLETNVHEVLRRVDTSDPAVEEFAQKRKVRYQSAPRNISRHVILSELKEATAALPLEVTSQPVMGFDPLPPLDSITSYTRPERTNHPSNESTLSLFFRSLLPNFSLQGEVRQDGDEEAGAGQDLNQGVNRLMAAMRDMLANIQFQEPPRDENPDGDADWD